One genomic window of Elaeis guineensis isolate ETL-2024a chromosome 2, EG11, whole genome shotgun sequence includes the following:
- the LOC105053357 gene encoding chromatin remodeling protein EBS isoform X3, with the protein MAKPRPAKRTLDSYTIKGSNKIIKPGDCVLMRPPESSKLPYVARVESIEAGARGSNVKVRVRWYYRPEESIGGRRQFHGAKEVFLSDHYDIQSADTIEGKCFVHSFKNYTKLDAVGSDDYFCRFEYKSATGSFIPDRIAVFCKCEMPYNPDDLMIQCEGCSDWLNPKGSNPKGGEGECHRCTYVLSRGLYRAVFQFQVGVNVQMTVCILEVTWGSCQALYRACSISYPSAVEDRRELPICVYIYWGLCDVLVRFSFWYLNL; encoded by the exons ATGGCGAAGCCTCGGCCGGCGAAGCGAACCCTAGACTCCTATACGATCAAGGGATCCAACAAAATTATCAAAC CGGGGGACTGCGTGCTGATGCGGCCGCCGGAGTCATCAAAGCTGCCGTACGTGGCGAGAGTGGAGAGCATCGAGGCGGGGGCGCGGGGGTCCAACGTGAAGGTGAGGGTGCGGTGGTACTACCGGCCGGAGGAGTCGATCGGGGGGCGGCGCCAGTTCCACGGGGCCAAGGAGGTGTTCCTCTCCGACCACTACGACATCCAGAGCGCCGACACAATCGAGGGCAAGTGCTTCGTTCACAGCTTCAAGAACTACACCAAGCTCGATGCTGTCGGCAGCGATGATTACTTCTGCCGGTTCGAGTATAAGTCCGCTACTGGTAGTTTTATTCCTGACAGAATCGCTGT TTTTTGCAAGTGTGAGATGCCTTACAACCCTGATGACCTTATGATCCAGTGTGAGGGCTGCTCTGACTG GTTGAATCCAAAAGGCTCGAATCCAAAAGGCGGAGAAGGTGAATGCCACAGATGCACGTATGTCTTATCCAGGGGATTGTATAGAGCGGTCTTCCAGTTTCAGGTAGGTGTAAATGTTCAGATGACTGTCTGCATTCTAGAGGTCACATGGGGCTCTTGCCAGGCTTTGTACAGGGCATGTAGTATTTCGTATCCTTCAGCTGTGGAAGATCGAAGGGAGCTTCCAATTTGTGTATATATTTATTGGGGTTTGTGTGATGTCCTTGTACGGTTCTCCTTTTGGTATTTGAATCTGTAA
- the LOC105053357 gene encoding chromatin remodeling protein EBS isoform X1, with protein sequence MAKPRPAKRTLDSYTIKGSNKIIKPGDCVLMRPPESSKLPYVARVESIEAGARGSNVKVRVRWYYRPEESIGGRRQFHGAKEVFLSDHYDIQSADTIEGKCFVHSFKNYTKLDAVGSDDYFCRFEYKSATGSFIPDRIAVFCKCEMPYNPDDLMIQCEGCSDWYHPACIDMTVEEAKKLEHFFCQGCSSQNEKKTENSSASRESESKAEQSEPVIVCRLNPKGSNPKGGEGECHRCTYVLSRGLYRAVFQFQVGVNVQMTVCILEVTWGSCQALYRACSISYPSAVEDRRELPICVYIYWGLCDVLVRFSFWYLNL encoded by the exons ATGGCGAAGCCTCGGCCGGCGAAGCGAACCCTAGACTCCTATACGATCAAGGGATCCAACAAAATTATCAAAC CGGGGGACTGCGTGCTGATGCGGCCGCCGGAGTCATCAAAGCTGCCGTACGTGGCGAGAGTGGAGAGCATCGAGGCGGGGGCGCGGGGGTCCAACGTGAAGGTGAGGGTGCGGTGGTACTACCGGCCGGAGGAGTCGATCGGGGGGCGGCGCCAGTTCCACGGGGCCAAGGAGGTGTTCCTCTCCGACCACTACGACATCCAGAGCGCCGACACAATCGAGGGCAAGTGCTTCGTTCACAGCTTCAAGAACTACACCAAGCTCGATGCTGTCGGCAGCGATGATTACTTCTGCCGGTTCGAGTATAAGTCCGCTACTGGTAGTTTTATTCCTGACAGAATCGCTGT TTTTTGCAAGTGTGAGATGCCTTACAACCCTGATGACCTTATGATCCAGTGTGAGGGCTGCTCTGACTG GTACCATCCTGCTTGTATAGATATGACTGTTGAGGAAGCTAAGAAGCTTGAACACTTTTTCTGTCAAGGTTGCTCCTCTCAAAATGAAAAGAAGACAGAAAATTCTAGTGCTTCAAGAGAATCAGAATCAAAG GCTGAGCAAAGTGAACCTGTTATCGTTTGCAGGTTGAATCCAAAAGGCTCGAATCCAAAAGGCGGAGAAGGTGAATGCCACAGATGCACGTATGTCTTATCCAGGGGATTGTATAGAGCGGTCTTCCAGTTTCAGGTAGGTGTAAATGTTCAGATGACTGTCTGCATTCTAGAGGTCACATGGGGCTCTTGCCAGGCTTTGTACAGGGCATGTAGTATTTCGTATCCTTCAGCTGTGGAAGATCGAAGGGAGCTTCCAATTTGTGTATATATTTATTGGGGTTTGTGTGATGTCCTTGTACGGTTCTCCTTTTGGTATTTGAATCTGTAA
- the LOC105053357 gene encoding chromatin remodeling protein SHL isoform X2 produces MRPPESSKLPYVARVESIEAGARGSNVKVRVRWYYRPEESIGGRRQFHGAKEVFLSDHYDIQSADTIEGKCFVHSFKNYTKLDAVGSDDYFCRFEYKSATGSFIPDRIAVFCKCEMPYNPDDLMIQCEGCSDWYHPACIDMTVEEAKKLEHFFCQGCSSQNEKKTENSSASRESESKAEQSEPVIVCRLNPKGSNPKGGEGECHRCTYVLSRGLYRAVFQFQVGVNVQMTVCILEVTWGSCQALYRACSISYPSAVEDRRELPICVYIYWGLCDVLVRFSFWYLNL; encoded by the exons ATGCGGCCGCCGGAGTCATCAAAGCTGCCGTACGTGGCGAGAGTGGAGAGCATCGAGGCGGGGGCGCGGGGGTCCAACGTGAAGGTGAGGGTGCGGTGGTACTACCGGCCGGAGGAGTCGATCGGGGGGCGGCGCCAGTTCCACGGGGCCAAGGAGGTGTTCCTCTCCGACCACTACGACATCCAGAGCGCCGACACAATCGAGGGCAAGTGCTTCGTTCACAGCTTCAAGAACTACACCAAGCTCGATGCTGTCGGCAGCGATGATTACTTCTGCCGGTTCGAGTATAAGTCCGCTACTGGTAGTTTTATTCCTGACAGAATCGCTGT TTTTTGCAAGTGTGAGATGCCTTACAACCCTGATGACCTTATGATCCAGTGTGAGGGCTGCTCTGACTG GTACCATCCTGCTTGTATAGATATGACTGTTGAGGAAGCTAAGAAGCTTGAACACTTTTTCTGTCAAGGTTGCTCCTCTCAAAATGAAAAGAAGACAGAAAATTCTAGTGCTTCAAGAGAATCAGAATCAAAG GCTGAGCAAAGTGAACCTGTTATCGTTTGCAGGTTGAATCCAAAAGGCTCGAATCCAAAAGGCGGAGAAGGTGAATGCCACAGATGCACGTATGTCTTATCCAGGGGATTGTATAGAGCGGTCTTCCAGTTTCAGGTAGGTGTAAATGTTCAGATGACTGTCTGCATTCTAGAGGTCACATGGGGCTCTTGCCAGGCTTTGTACAGGGCATGTAGTATTTCGTATCCTTCAGCTGTGGAAGATCGAAGGGAGCTTCCAATTTGTGTATATATTTATTGGGGTTTGTGTGATGTCCTTGTACGGTTCTCCTTTTGGTATTTGAATCTGTAA
- the LOC105053357 gene encoding chromatin remodeling protein EBS isoform X4 codes for MAKPRPAKRTLDSYTIKGSNKIIKPGDCVLMRPPESSKLPYVARVESIEAGARGSNVKVRVRWYYRPEESIGGRRQFHGAKEVFLSDHYDIQSADTIEGKCFVHSFKNYTKLDAVGSDDYFCRFEYKSATGSFIPDRIAVFCKCEMPYNPDDLMIQCEGCSDWYHPACIDMTVEEAKKLEHFFCQGCSSQNEKKTENSSASRESESKVESKRLESKRRRR; via the exons ATGGCGAAGCCTCGGCCGGCGAAGCGAACCCTAGACTCCTATACGATCAAGGGATCCAACAAAATTATCAAAC CGGGGGACTGCGTGCTGATGCGGCCGCCGGAGTCATCAAAGCTGCCGTACGTGGCGAGAGTGGAGAGCATCGAGGCGGGGGCGCGGGGGTCCAACGTGAAGGTGAGGGTGCGGTGGTACTACCGGCCGGAGGAGTCGATCGGGGGGCGGCGCCAGTTCCACGGGGCCAAGGAGGTGTTCCTCTCCGACCACTACGACATCCAGAGCGCCGACACAATCGAGGGCAAGTGCTTCGTTCACAGCTTCAAGAACTACACCAAGCTCGATGCTGTCGGCAGCGATGATTACTTCTGCCGGTTCGAGTATAAGTCCGCTACTGGTAGTTTTATTCCTGACAGAATCGCTGT TTTTTGCAAGTGTGAGATGCCTTACAACCCTGATGACCTTATGATCCAGTGTGAGGGCTGCTCTGACTG GTACCATCCTGCTTGTATAGATATGACTGTTGAGGAAGCTAAGAAGCTTGAACACTTTTTCTGTCAAGGTTGCTCCTCTCAAAATGAAAAGAAGACAGAAAATTCTAGTGCTTCAAGAGAATCAGAATCAAAG GTTGAATCCAAAAGGCTCGAATCCAAAAGGCGGAGAAGGTGA
- the LOC105053344 gene encoding protein RTE1-HOMOLOG isoform X2 — protein MESEAMFADELMLNSNVQLGPVDPKRARFPYCIVWTPLPLISWLIPFIGHIGICREDGVILDFAGPNFVCVDHFTFGAVACYLQINREQCYKLIEPDGNMTWDYALKESTQEFQHRSYSLFTCNCHSFVANSLNRLLYGGHDKWNVVNLAALIFLRGTWVNKRSVLRSYLPFVVVLCIGLILGGSNFLIGLFIFALALVGWFLMGTYCFKNLIHL, from the exons ATGGAATCAGAAGCAATGTTTGCAGATGAACTGATGCTGAACAGCAATGTTCAGCTTGGGCCAGTAGATCCAAAAAGAGCTCGATTTCCGTATTGCATAGTTTGGACCCCTTTGCCTCTAATCTCTTGGCTGATACCTTTCATCGGCCACATTGGTATCTGCAGAGAGGATGGAGTGATCTTGGACTTTGCTGGGCCCAACTTTGTTTGTGTCGACCACTTTACctttggagcagtagcctgttaCTTGCAAATAAACAGAGAACAG TGTTATAAGCTGATTGAGCCTGATGGAAACATGACATGGGATTATGCACTCAAGGAAAGCACCCAAGAGTTTCAGCACAGGTCTTACAGCTTGTTTACCTGCAACTGCCACTCCTTTGTTGCAAACAGCCTGAACAGATTACTTTATGGTGGTCACGACAAATGGAATGTGGTGAACTTGGCGGCCTTGATTTTTCTGAGGGGTACTTGGGTTAACAAAAGATCAGTATTGAGATCTTATTTGCCATTTGTTGTTGTACTCTGCATTGGACTCATCTTGGGTGgctcaaattttttgattggctTGTTCATCTTCGCACTTGCCTTAGTTGGTTGGTTCCTGATGGGTACCTATTGTTTCAAGAATCTTATCCACTTGTAG
- the LOC105053344 gene encoding protein RTE1-HOMOLOG isoform X1, whose product MQSFTFYPSYRAMESEAMFADELMLNSNVQLGPVDPKRARFPYCIVWTPLPLISWLIPFIGHIGICREDGVILDFAGPNFVCVDHFTFGAVACYLQINREQCYKLIEPDGNMTWDYALKESTQEFQHRSYSLFTCNCHSFVANSLNRLLYGGHDKWNVVNLAALIFLRGTWVNKRSVLRSYLPFVVVLCIGLILGGSNFLIGLFIFALALVGWFLMGTYCFKNLIHL is encoded by the exons ATGCAATCTTTTACTTTT TACCCATCCTATAGGGCTATGGAATCAGAAGCAATGTTTGCAGATGAACTGATGCTGAACAGCAATGTTCAGCTTGGGCCAGTAGATCCAAAAAGAGCTCGATTTCCGTATTGCATAGTTTGGACCCCTTTGCCTCTAATCTCTTGGCTGATACCTTTCATCGGCCACATTGGTATCTGCAGAGAGGATGGAGTGATCTTGGACTTTGCTGGGCCCAACTTTGTTTGTGTCGACCACTTTACctttggagcagtagcctgttaCTTGCAAATAAACAGAGAACAG TGTTATAAGCTGATTGAGCCTGATGGAAACATGACATGGGATTATGCACTCAAGGAAAGCACCCAAGAGTTTCAGCACAGGTCTTACAGCTTGTTTACCTGCAACTGCCACTCCTTTGTTGCAAACAGCCTGAACAGATTACTTTATGGTGGTCACGACAAATGGAATGTGGTGAACTTGGCGGCCTTGATTTTTCTGAGGGGTACTTGGGTTAACAAAAGATCAGTATTGAGATCTTATTTGCCATTTGTTGTTGTACTCTGCATTGGACTCATCTTGGGTGgctcaaattttttgattggctTGTTCATCTTCGCACTTGCCTTAGTTGGTTGGTTCCTGATGGGTACCTATTGTTTCAAGAATCTTATCCACTTGTAG